The following are from one region of the Denitrobacterium detoxificans genome:
- a CDS encoding glycosyltransferase family 39 protein, giving the protein MITTAVQGKNASRPSLLFVLAFAAALVVGLAFCIAKSGYFVDEIYSYGLSNSYYFPFLKSAYDDDITGKVIERDALLEYVQVDEGQQFTFDSVFYNQSKDVHPPLYYCVVHLVSSFLPGVFSKWIGLAINLVFFGLTLFFLYRLSRELFDDEAAAVMAMLAYGMSQACLSTLVLIRMYMLMSLLTVLLAYVVLRLHRSGKPAWYVALFAVAYCGMLTQYLFAFYLALLAAAYVAYLVLRRRELRRAGVFAVVVVVAGLAMLATFPAVFEQMTNVTDRFAPVEATPSLAYLVAVAFKYLALSCFVMCATSLVLVACVAWRMLRGHVAAREALRVDPLAWIIVVPAFAAYFLVRTVWGYHDERYTFSVIPLMALLVGMLVAWARGLGAFDRSRVLAPSCCALVALASLAMSVAVVPPNYMMPQDPERTAFAQEHASDPVLYFVSTYRDAAMTNDYEQLVEYGSICTVNADGPYDESLSLVKDYLARYPEGSPVVVYIQTYSTSPDPSVMLDWLSGSLGLDVSSLAYESDLSETYVLVSNQGKE; this is encoded by the coding sequence GTGATTACCACGGCTGTGCAAGGGAAGAACGCTTCACGGCCCTCGCTTCTCTTTGTCCTTGCGTTCGCTGCCGCGCTGGTGGTGGGCCTGGCGTTCTGCATCGCGAAATCGGGCTATTTCGTTGACGAAATCTATTCGTACGGCCTTTCCAACAGCTACTATTTTCCCTTCCTGAAGAGCGCCTACGATGACGACATTACCGGCAAGGTAATCGAGCGCGACGCTCTTCTGGAATACGTGCAGGTCGACGAGGGCCAGCAGTTCACATTCGATTCCGTTTTCTACAACCAGTCGAAGGACGTGCATCCGCCGCTGTACTACTGCGTCGTGCATCTGGTGTCGTCTTTTCTCCCTGGTGTGTTTTCGAAATGGATAGGCCTGGCCATAAACCTGGTCTTCTTTGGCCTTACGCTCTTCTTCCTCTACCGCCTTTCGCGGGAGCTGTTCGACGACGAGGCGGCTGCCGTTATGGCGATGCTCGCGTATGGCATGAGCCAGGCGTGCCTCTCTACGTTGGTGCTCATTCGTATGTACATGCTCATGTCGCTGCTCACGGTGCTGCTGGCCTATGTGGTCTTGCGTCTGCACCGCAGCGGAAAGCCTGCATGGTACGTTGCTCTTTTCGCCGTGGCGTATTGCGGTATGCTCACGCAGTACCTGTTCGCGTTCTATCTGGCGTTGCTTGCGGCGGCATACGTTGCCTACTTGGTGCTGCGTAGGCGGGAGCTACGACGGGCTGGTGTATTTGCGGTGGTGGTCGTCGTGGCGGGTCTTGCTATGTTGGCCACGTTTCCGGCCGTGTTCGAGCAGATGACGAACGTGACCGACCGTTTCGCGCCCGTGGAGGCCACGCCTTCGCTTGCGTATCTCGTGGCTGTTGCGTTCAAGTATCTCGCCTTGTCGTGCTTCGTGATGTGCGCTACGTCGCTGGTCCTTGTTGCGTGCGTGGCGTGGCGCATGCTTCGTGGGCATGTTGCAGCTCGCGAAGCCCTGCGTGTCGATCCGCTGGCGTGGATTATCGTGGTGCCGGCGTTTGCCGCGTACTTCCTGGTGCGCACCGTATGGGGCTATCACGATGAACGTTACACCTTCTCGGTGATTCCTCTTATGGCGCTTCTTGTGGGCATGCTCGTGGCGTGGGCGCGCGGTTTGGGCGCGTTCGATCGTTCGCGGGTCCTTGCTCCTTCGTGCTGCGCGTTGGTGGCGCTTGCGTCTCTCGCTATGAGCGTTGCGGTTGTGCCGCCGAATTACATGATGCCGCAAGACCCCGAGCGAACTGCCTTCGCCCAGGAACATGCTAGTGACCCGGTGTTGTATTTCGTGTCTACGTATCGCGATGCGGCCATGACGAATGACTACGAGCAGCTGGTGGAATACGGCTCCATTTGCACGGTGAATGCCGATGGTCCGTACGATGAGAGCCTGTCGCTCGTGAAGGATTATCTGGCCCGCTATCCGGAAGGTTCGCCTGTCGTGGTCTACATTCAGACGTATTCTACGTCGCCCGATCCAAGCGTCATGCTTGATTGGCTGTCTGGCTCGTTGGGGCTGGACGTTTCCTCGCTTGCGTATGAAAGCGATTTGTCGGAAACGTACGTGCTCGTATCGAACCAGGGAAAGGAGTAG
- a CDS encoding 1-aminocyclopropane-1-carboxylate deaminase/D-cysteine desulfhydrase — translation MGAYANGAAALPGFAPDGSLLTPTPIVELDGMACDNELYVKRDDLIPFSFGGNKARIAQCFFSDALARGCNAIVAYGSTRSNLARVMANGAARMGMPCAVVSPDEADGSRPRSFNAELCARLGAQVHPCQKGEVAQAVEAALDELREQGFRPYYIYGNRFGKGNEATPVQAYVHASREVADWERASGASFDYVFLATGTGMTQAGLLCGNVLTGSSCEVVGISVARSAEAATEHIEGYCRAYLASRGVDVPADLHSRICVSDGFLHGGYGRADAAEQQTIRHAFAHAGMPLDETYVGKGFDGMLRYLRERDICGKRILFLHTGGTPLFFDALDGSEGVVRA, via the coding sequence ATGGGTGCTTATGCGAATGGCGCTGCTGCGCTTCCGGGCTTTGCGCCCGATGGGTCGCTGCTCACGCCGACTCCCATTGTTGAACTTGATGGCATGGCTTGCGACAACGAGCTTTACGTGAAGCGCGATGACCTGATTCCGTTCTCGTTCGGGGGCAACAAGGCGCGTATCGCCCAGTGCTTTTTCTCCGATGCGCTTGCGCGTGGCTGCAATGCCATCGTGGCGTATGGCAGTACGCGTTCGAATCTGGCGCGCGTTATGGCGAATGGTGCGGCGCGCATGGGCATGCCTTGCGCGGTGGTGTCGCCCGACGAGGCCGACGGATCGCGCCCTCGTTCGTTCAACGCTGAGCTTTGCGCGCGTTTGGGCGCCCAGGTACACCCCTGCCAGAAAGGCGAGGTGGCCCAGGCGGTGGAAGCCGCTCTGGACGAGCTGCGCGAACAGGGCTTTCGGCCGTATTACATCTACGGCAATCGTTTTGGGAAAGGCAATGAGGCCACTCCCGTGCAGGCGTATGTGCATGCGAGCAGGGAAGTCGCCGATTGGGAGCGCGCTTCGGGCGCCTCGTTCGACTACGTCTTCCTGGCTACGGGCACAGGTATGACGCAGGCGGGTCTGCTGTGCGGGAACGTCCTAACTGGTTCGTCGTGCGAGGTCGTGGGCATTTCCGTGGCGCGTTCTGCGGAAGCGGCTACGGAGCACATCGAGGGGTATTGCCGGGCGTATTTAGCGTCGCGTGGCGTTGACGTACCGGCCGACCTGCATAGCCGCATTTGCGTAAGCGATGGGTTCCTGCATGGTGGCTATGGGCGCGCCGATGCCGCTGAGCAGCAGACCATTCGCCATGCGTTTGCGCACGCGGGCATGCCGCTTGACGAAACGTATGTGGGGAAGGGCTTCGATGGCATGCTTCGATACCTACGTGAGCGTGACATATGCGGAAAGCGCATACTGTTCTTGCATACGGGTGGCACGCCACTGTTCTTCGATGCGCTCGATGGCTCGGAAGGCGTGGTGCGTGCATGA
- a CDS encoding ATP-grasp domain-containing protein encodes MSDGMQGVQTGLTPERPNVLITSVGRRTYLVRWFQEALAGEGEVHVVNSSSLTPAFALADAAEVCPLIYSDEYIPFLLQYCRDHRIGALLSLFDIDVPVLSAHASEFRALGVEPIVAPLQVARACNDKYLGQKLVAGAGIPALATYLSLDDARRALAAGEVSFPLFVKPRWGMGSIGIYAAHCEEELEAMYRLVRAQVASSYVKYESCEDPDHAVLIQQAAAGEEYGMDVMCDLRGAFAGVSVRKKIAMRSGETDIAQVIEPPCEFVELARTLAQAAPHPGNMDVDVFAVQNDDGSYASLRVLEMNARFGGGYPFSHQAGVNLPKALVAWLRGEEPAPGLLIADNPGLYMKDISVVQLG; translated from the coding sequence ATGAGCGACGGTATGCAGGGTGTTCAAACGGGGCTTACCCCCGAGCGACCCAACGTGCTCATTACGTCGGTGGGCCGCAGGACCTACCTGGTGCGCTGGTTCCAGGAGGCGCTTGCCGGCGAAGGCGAAGTGCATGTGGTGAACAGCTCGTCGCTCACGCCCGCATTTGCCCTGGCGGACGCTGCGGAAGTATGTCCGCTCATCTATTCCGACGAATACATTCCCTTCCTGCTGCAGTATTGCCGCGACCATCGCATCGGCGCGCTGCTCTCGCTGTTCGACATCGACGTGCCCGTTCTGTCGGCCCATGCAAGCGAGTTCCGCGCGTTGGGGGTAGAGCCCATCGTGGCGCCGTTGCAGGTGGCTCGGGCGTGCAATGACAAGTACCTGGGGCAGAAGCTCGTGGCGGGCGCTGGCATTCCTGCGCTTGCCACCTACCTTTCCCTAGATGACGCCAGGCGCGCGCTTGCGGCGGGGGAGGTATCGTTTCCCCTGTTCGTGAAGCCACGTTGGGGCATGGGCTCCATTGGCATCTATGCGGCCCATTGCGAGGAAGAGCTCGAGGCCATGTATCGCCTGGTGCGCGCCCAGGTCGCCAGCTCGTATGTGAAGTACGAGTCGTGCGAGGACCCCGACCACGCCGTGCTCATTCAGCAGGCGGCGGCGGGCGAGGAATACGGCATGGACGTAATGTGCGATCTGCGGGGTGCGTTCGCTGGCGTTTCGGTGCGCAAGAAGATTGCCATGCGCTCGGGTGAAACCGACATTGCCCAGGTCATCGAGCCTCCGTGCGAGTTCGTAGAGCTTGCGCGTACGCTTGCCCAGGCGGCGCCCCATCCGGGGAACATGGATGTCGACGTGTTTGCGGTGCAAAACGACGACGGGTCGTATGCTTCGTTGCGCGTACTGGAAATGAACGCGCGCTTCGGTGGCGGCTATCCGTTTTCCCATCAGGCGGGCGTGAACCTGCCAAAGGCTTTGGTTGCTTGGCTGCGCGGCGAAGAGCCTGCGCCGGGGTTGCTGATTGCCGATAATCCGGGTTTGTACATGAAGGACATATCGGTCGTTCAGCTTGGGTAG